The proteins below come from a single Ignavibacteriota bacterium genomic window:
- the ndhC gene encoding NADH-quinone oxidoreductase subunit A produces MPTMLTEFGKVFIFFLLGVAIVGGALIAVRLIAPRNRTKEKLLAYECGEDPIGSPWVKFNIRFYVVALIFILFDVELVVLFPWAVVFEKMGMYAYVSGAIFIVILFLADFYLWAKGDLEWVRPQPHIPRMQDIVDTQPVRPVPPVAPKQVEVPAEA; encoded by the coding sequence GTGCCCACCATGCTTACAGAATTCGGTAAAGTTTTCATTTTCTTCCTTCTCGGCGTCGCCATCGTCGGCGGCGCGCTCATTGCGGTGCGTCTGATCGCCCCGCGCAACCGGACGAAGGAGAAGCTGCTCGCGTACGAATGCGGCGAAGATCCCATCGGTTCACCGTGGGTGAAATTCAACATCCGCTTCTACGTGGTCGCGCTCATTTTTATCCTGTTCGATGTCGAACTCGTCGTGCTCTTCCCCTGGGCTGTCGTGTTCGAGAAGATGGGGATGTACGCGTATGTGTCCGGAGCCATCTTCATCGTGATCCTTTTCCTCGCGGATTTTTATCTGTGGGCGAAGGGCGATCTCGAGTGGGTCCGCCCGCAGCCGCATATCCCGCGCATGCAGGATATCGTCGACACACAACCCGTCCGCCCCGTTCCTCCCGTTGCTCCGAAGCAGGTCGAAGTGCCTGCAGAGGCCTGA
- a CDS encoding DUF4389 domain-containing protein, with translation MSTRRYPVIFLLPRPEKSSRLILIFRPFMMIPVVFWGALYGFVAQMVGVISFWAVLILGSYPQTLWEFCERYFRFNMQINAYSSLLTDVYPSFNGKPDNGYPVKVQLERPERSSRLYALFRFLLLLPQVFFAIGYGLVIGFVYMVLFWVVLFIGRIPDGFWGLISRYFIWSSRLTAYSMLLVDEYPPFNGLQPLSSEEEVFGRI, from the coding sequence ATGAGCACACGTCGCTACCCGGTTATCTTTCTGCTTCCCAGGCCAGAAAAATCCTCGCGGCTCATCCTGATATTCAGGCCGTTCATGATGATCCCCGTGGTGTTCTGGGGCGCGTTGTACGGGTTTGTCGCGCAGATGGTCGGTGTCATTTCCTTCTGGGCCGTACTGATCCTCGGATCGTATCCGCAGACGTTATGGGAATTCTGCGAGCGGTATTTCCGCTTCAACATGCAGATCAACGCGTACTCGTCGCTGTTGACGGACGTGTATCCCTCTTTCAACGGCAAGCCTGACAACGGGTATCCCGTCAAGGTGCAATTGGAACGGCCTGAGCGGTCGTCGCGCCTGTACGCGTTATTCCGTTTCCTCCTCCTGCTCCCGCAGGTGTTTTTTGCGATCGGATACGGACTCGTCATCGGTTTTGTGTACATGGTCCTCTTCTGGGTTGTGCTGTTCATCGGCCGCATCCCCGATGGTTTCTGGGGCCTCATTTCGCGCTACTTCATCTGGTCGTCCCGCCTCACCGCGTACTCCATGCTGCTCGTCGACGAATATCCCCCCTTCAACGGGCTGCAGCCCCTCTCCTCCGAAGAAGAAGTATTCGGCAGAATCTGA
- a CDS encoding P-II family nitrogen regulator, whose amino-acid sequence MKKIEAIIRPFKLDDVRDGLQDIGIRGMTISEVKGFGRQKGHTETFRGAEYHIDTLPKIKIEVVVADHLVEAAVDVVIKFARTGQVGDGKIFVIPVEEVVRIRTEESGEAAL is encoded by the coding sequence ATGAAAAAGATCGAAGCAATCATCCGCCCCTTCAAACTCGATGACGTTCGCGACGGCCTGCAGGATATCGGCATACGCGGAATGACGATCTCGGAAGTCAAGGGTTTCGGCCGGCAGAAAGGCCATACCGAAACGTTCCGCGGCGCGGAATACCATATCGACACACTTCCGAAAATCAAGATCGAAGTTGTCGTCGCGGATCACCTCGTCGAAGCGGCCGTCGATGTCGTCATAAAATTCGCGCGCACGGGACAGGTTGGTGACGGCAAAATTTTTGTCATCCCCGTCGAGGAAGTTGTCCGGATTCGCACAGAAGAATCCGGCGAAGCCGCGCTGTAA